Within the Rhizobium favelukesii genome, the region CCTGATCTTGACGGTGAACCACGAGGGCCAATCTTACGTATTGGTCACGTGATTTTGACAGATGTAGCCATGCTTGCCGTAGCCTCCGCCCTCCTTGCACCCATCGCCGCCGCCATCGGCTACTCCTCCTACAAAGGACGTCAATTCGAGGCGACATCCCCGAACATCGGCGAGCTGACGGATATCGGCGGTTACCGGCTGAACGCCTTTCACGTCGCACGTCCAGAGACGGCCGACCTGCCGCCCATTGTTTTCATCCATGGTGCAAGCGGCAACCTGCTCGATCAAGTCGGCGCCTTCCTGCAGCCGCTGGAAGGCCGTGCCGAAATGCTCTTCGTCGACCGCCCTGGCCACGGCTATTCGGAGCGCGGCGGTCCGGAGAATGCCTTGCCCTCAGGACAGGCAGACGCGATCGCAAAACTGATGGAAAGCCGGGGCATCAAACGGGCCATCGTCGTCGGCCATTCCTTCGGCGGCGCCATTGCGGCTGCCTTCGGCGTGCGCCATCCTGACAAGACTGAAGGCCTGCTCTTTCTGGCCCCGGCGACACATCCCTGGCCAGGCGGCGTCGAATGGTACTATCACCTTGCGGCGATGCCCATACTCGGTTGGCTCTTCACCCACGCCGTAGTCGTGCCGCTTGGCTTGCGGCGGTTGGAGCAAGCAACACAAAACGTCTTCCGGCCCAATCCACGTCCGGAAGATTATATCGCGAAGACAGGTCCTACCCTGGTGCTGCGGCCGCGTGCGTTCTTCCACAACGCTGTCGATTGCACGCGCCTGCTTGACTACCTCAAGGCGCAATCTCCGCAATACTCCAGGATCACCGCGCCGACGGTTATCATTACTGGTGACAGCGATGGCATCGTTTGGGAGCACCTTCATTCGCAGGGACTGGCCCTCGATATCGCCGGCTCCGAACTGGTGAAGATCCGTGGCCTCGGCCACAAGCCTGACTATGTGGTCACCGATGTCGCCATTGCCGCACTCGAAAAAATCGGTGGGGCCAGCCGCGACCTCCAGGCCGCCGCACGCAAGGCCGAACAACGTTTGGCGCGACAGACACCGGCTGCGCCGACAGACATTGTGGCTCCCCTGGGCGACCCGACCGGACTGGCGCCACCTGTCACGGCGGAAAACTGATCCTTTAGCGACCGAACAGCGCCCGTAGCGGACAGCAGTGCATTGTCTAGCGCTCACTGCGTCCCATATCCATTGCACCGTCATGCTTTGAGGGAAGTCATGGATCACCCCCACATCAGAATATTTGCGGCTGTCGCCGCGCTGTCGCTTTCACTTGCTCCGCCGGCGCTCTCCGCTTCGCCCACGCCCGTTGAAGCCGAGCATGGCATGGTCGTAACAGCCCAGCATCTGGCGACCAACGTCGGCGTCGATGTGCTGAAGAACGGCGGCAACGCCGTCGATGCCGCAGTCGCCGTCGGCTATGCGCTCGCCGTCGTCTACCCGACAGCCGGCAACATCGGCGGCGGTGGCTTCATGACGATCCGCCTGAAAGACGGCAAGACGACATTTCTCGATTTCCGCGAGCGTGCGCCGTTGGCGGCCACGAAGACCATGTATCTCGACGCCAAGGGCGATATCGTTCCCCGCGCCAGCCTCGACGGCTATCTCGCCGTCGGCGTGCCCGGATCCGTCATGGGCTTTGAGATAGCCCGCGAGAAATACGGCACGAAGTCAAGGCAGGATCTGCTGGCGCCGGCCATTCGCTACGCCAAGGAAGGCTTCACGCTGGAACAAGGCGACGTGGCCAGCATCGCCGGCAGCGCCAAAAGGCTCGCGAAGGACGAGGCCGCCGCAAAGATCTTCCTGAAGGCGGAGGGAAAGCCTTACGCCGCCGGCGAGAAGCTCGTTCAACCCGACCTCGCCGCGGTACTTTCCAGCATCGCGGATAAGGGATCGGATGCCTTCTACAAGGGCGTGCCAGCCGACGCGATCGTCAAGGCGAGCCAGGCGACGGGCGGCATTCTTGCCAAGGAGGATTTCGAACAATACGCGGTCCGTGAACTGAAGCCGATCGAATGCAATTACCGCGGCTACGACATCATCTCCTCGCCTCCTCCCTCGTCCGGCGGCGTCATTATCTGCGAAATCCTCAACGTGCTGGAAGACTACCCGCTCTCCTTCCTCGGCTACGGCTCCGCCGAGACGGTTCACCTGATGGTCGAGGCTATGCGCTACGCCTATGTCGACCGCAATGCGGCCCTCGGCGATCCTGATTTCGTGGAGAACCCGGTATCGACACTGCTCGACAAGGGCTACGCCAAGGCGATCCGCGCCAAGATCGATCCCTACAAAGCCGGCACCTCTGCCAACCTGAAACCCCTAGGCGTCAAGGAAAGCGTCGAGACCACGCATTACTCGATCGTCGACGACGAAGGAAATGCCGTCGCGGTCACCTACACGCTGAATGGATCCTTTGGCGCCGGCGTCGTTGCGCCCGGCACAGGCATCCTGCTCAACAACGAGATGGACGACTTCACCTCCAAGCCCGGCGTTCCGAACCTTTACGGGCTCGTGCAGGGCGAAGCCAATGCGATCGCGCCGAAGAAGACGCCGCTCTCCTCCATGAGCCCGACCATCGTCACCAAGGACGGCAAGCCCTTCATGGTGGTCGGCAGCCCCGGCGGCTCGCGCATCATCACCATCACCCTCGAAGCGATCCTCAACGTCATCGATTTCGGCATGGACATCAGCCAGGCGGTCAATGCCCCGCGCATTCACCACCAATGGCAGCCGGACAAGATCTATCTCGAGCCCTACACGCTCTCGCCCGATACGATCCGGGCATTGATCGCGATGGGCCATACGCTTGATGATGGCAGCGGCCCGCCGCAATGGGGACAGGCCGCCGGTATTCTTGTCGGCGGCAAAAGCCTTGCCGATATCGAGAAGGGCGGCGGCGCACGCTATTATGGCGTGATGGACAGCCGCGCCACCGAGGGTTCTGCCGGCGGTTACTAGTTAGCGGATACGCGCATGGACAAAATCGCCCTTGATACTGACATGCGGCCTGGCGCCTTGCACACTCGGCTCCAGGCTATCGACATAGGACGCCTTGGCGATCACGGAATAGTCCACCGGCACGCCGCTCCCGAACTCTAGATCCGCC harbors:
- the ggt gene encoding gamma-glutamyltransferase, which translates into the protein MDHPHIRIFAAVAALSLSLAPPALSASPTPVEAEHGMVVTAQHLATNVGVDVLKNGGNAVDAAVAVGYALAVVYPTAGNIGGGGFMTIRLKDGKTTFLDFRERAPLAATKTMYLDAKGDIVPRASLDGYLAVGVPGSVMGFEIAREKYGTKSRQDLLAPAIRYAKEGFTLEQGDVASIAGSAKRLAKDEAAAKIFLKAEGKPYAAGEKLVQPDLAAVLSSIADKGSDAFYKGVPADAIVKASQATGGILAKEDFEQYAVRELKPIECNYRGYDIISSPPPSSGGVIICEILNVLEDYPLSFLGYGSAETVHLMVEAMRYAYVDRNAALGDPDFVENPVSTLLDKGYAKAIRAKIDPYKAGTSANLKPLGVKESVETTHYSIVDDEGNAVAVTYTLNGSFGAGVVAPGTGILLNNEMDDFTSKPGVPNLYGLVQGEANAIAPKKTPLSSMSPTIVTKDGKPFMVVGSPGGSRIITITLEAILNVIDFGMDISQAVNAPRIHHQWQPDKIYLEPYTLSPDTIRALIAMGHTLDDGSGPPQWGQAAGILVGGKSLADIEKGGGARYYGVMDSRATEGSAGGY
- a CDS encoding alpha/beta fold hydrolase, translated to MLAVASALLAPIAAAIGYSSYKGRQFEATSPNIGELTDIGGYRLNAFHVARPETADLPPIVFIHGASGNLLDQVGAFLQPLEGRAEMLFVDRPGHGYSERGGPENALPSGQADAIAKLMESRGIKRAIVVGHSFGGAIAAAFGVRHPDKTEGLLFLAPATHPWPGGVEWYYHLAAMPILGWLFTHAVVVPLGLRRLEQATQNVFRPNPRPEDYIAKTGPTLVLRPRAFFHNAVDCTRLLDYLKAQSPQYSRITAPTVIITGDSDGIVWEHLHSQGLALDIAGSELVKIRGLGHKPDYVVTDVAIAALEKIGGASRDLQAAARKAEQRLARQTPAAPTDIVAPLGDPTGLAPPVTAEN